A single window of Sporomusaceae bacterium DNA harbors:
- a CDS encoding DUF4406 domain-containing protein — MQPKDDKQAAAAGGVVTGPTMAIVGEPTTPEPVTPIVAGDLLVADTHTPTPAELADMLEIGGRPTISDDEAVQQIIQSFHNSDGPISRPAIRPRRVYIAHPLRGGKLQDNINKATAICSKYAQRSDIIPMSPIHAFCFVDPMTFNQTRGMEMCFALLASCDELWVHGEWWTSEGCLAEICWASMRGIPVRFMTVHPVVAAS, encoded by the coding sequence GTGCAGCCTAAGGACGACAAGCAGGCGGCCGCGGCCGGCGGAGTTGTAACAGGCCCCACGATGGCAATAGTCGGCGAACCGACAACCCCGGAGCCGGTCACGCCGATCGTCGCCGGCGACCTGCTGGTGGCCGACACGCACACGCCGACACCGGCCGAACTGGCCGACATGCTGGAGATTGGCGGACGGCCGACGATCTCGGACGATGAAGCCGTACAGCAGATCATTCAGTCATTCCATAACAGCGACGGGCCGATTAGCCGTCCTGCTATTCGCCCCCGCCGCGTCTATATCGCCCACCCGCTGCGCGGCGGCAAGCTCCAGGATAATATCAACAAGGCTACCGCGATCTGCAGCAAATACGCGCAGCGCAGCGACATTATCCCGATGTCCCCGATTCACGCATTCTGCTTCGTCGACCCAATGACGTTCAACCAGACCAGGGGCATGGAAATGTGTTTCGCCCTGCTGGCCAGCTGTGACGAGCTCTGGGTGCATGGCGAGTGGTGGACGTCGGAGGGCTGCCTGGCTGAAATCTGCTGGGCGAGCATGCGGGGTATTCCGGTTCGGTTCATGACGGTGCATCCGGTGGTGGCGGCGTCGTGA
- a CDS encoding tyrosine-type recombinase/integrase has protein sequence MASVERRGKSWRLIAFLGYDDLGKQDKRTMTIPAEGVSKHEAQKQANEFETEELKNKSINDRNMTFAKFIDYWKENYGSKESERSITTQERDDQLLVRIKKALGEIRLRKLEPKHILAFIKNLEEEGMRMDTPGEGKLSDRSVQMHFKLVSSILTKAVKWKFLKENPCRSVDTPRAKSKKIPIYDEPTLLKFLHLLLTKAKLKYQAFFLLGLTSGLRRSEILGLRWKDIDFEKSFLRVNQTAVRAKGKGIAYKDETKTAESAAPVPISPVTLSILLKLKDEQDQLKEKAGDEWANKTGILFSTIEGRPMLPSSFGHWIEKFSTRHGLPKISPHAFRHMAATYALDRGFDLKFVSDFIRHADIGTTGNIYAHVLQPKNQQLVAALDDLVKAAMKTQQPPDPTHTTESPMIQ, from the coding sequence ATGGCTTCCGTTGAAAGGCGGGGTAAATCATGGCGCTTGATCGCCTTCCTGGGTTACGACGACCTGGGCAAGCAGGACAAGCGCACCATGACCATCCCGGCCGAGGGCGTCAGTAAGCATGAAGCCCAAAAGCAGGCTAACGAGTTCGAGACCGAAGAACTTAAAAACAAGTCGATCAATGACCGCAACATGACCTTCGCCAAATTCATCGACTACTGGAAGGAAAACTATGGTTCCAAAGAGTCGGAGCGTAGCATCACCACCCAGGAACGTGACGACCAACTCCTCGTCCGGATCAAGAAGGCGCTCGGCGAAATTCGACTGCGAAAACTGGAACCGAAGCACATCCTGGCTTTCATTAAGAACCTCGAAGAAGAAGGCATGCGAATGGACACCCCGGGCGAAGGAAAGCTATCAGATCGGTCTGTTCAGATGCACTTCAAGCTGGTGTCGTCGATCTTGACCAAGGCGGTGAAGTGGAAATTCTTGAAGGAGAATCCCTGCCGGTCGGTAGACACCCCCAGGGCAAAGTCGAAGAAAATCCCGATCTATGACGAGCCGACCCTACTCAAGTTCCTCCATTTGCTCCTTACAAAAGCCAAACTGAAGTACCAGGCATTCTTCCTGCTGGGGCTCACGTCCGGCCTCAGACGAAGCGAAATCCTCGGCCTAAGGTGGAAGGATATCGACTTCGAAAAATCGTTCCTGCGCGTCAACCAGACGGCCGTCAGAGCTAAGGGGAAAGGCATCGCCTACAAAGACGAAACTAAGACCGCCGAATCGGCCGCGCCGGTACCCATCTCGCCCGTCACCCTTTCGATTCTGCTTAAGCTGAAAGATGAACAGGATCAGCTCAAAGAAAAAGCCGGCGACGAGTGGGCGAATAAAACCGGAATCCTGTTCAGTACCATTGAGGGGCGGCCCATGTTACCGTCCAGCTTCGGCCACTGGATCGAGAAGTTCTCCACCAGACACGGCCTGCCGAAGATTAGCCCCCACGCGTTCCGGCACATGGCGGCCACCTACGCCTTGGATCGCGGCTTCGACCTCAAGTTCGTTTCTGACTTCATCCGTCACGCCGATATCGGTACCACCGGGAATATCTACGCTCATGTGCTGCAGCCGAAGAACCAGCAGCTGGTGGCCGCTCTGGACGACCTGGTAAAGGCAGCCATGAAAACGCAACAGCCACCAGATCCCACGCATACAACAGAATCACCCATGATCCAGTGA
- a CDS encoding zinc ribbon domain-containing protein, producing MWMTISLLIAAFAAYWVFNDSRRLGNETGTSLMWALGTFAFMILFLPLYLVFGRKPKAAKRPAEVIDIDAVPVEETMNCPMCGGKVKDDFKTCPYCGYTLKPKCEKCGQELRRDWKTCPYCETPAVPK from the coding sequence ATGTGGATGACGATCAGTTTGCTTATCGCCGCCTTTGCCGCTTACTGGGTATTTAACGACTCGCGCCGCCTCGGTAACGAAACGGGCACATCCCTGATGTGGGCGCTGGGCACGTTCGCTTTTATGATCCTCTTCCTCCCGCTCTACCTCGTATTCGGCCGCAAGCCGAAGGCCGCGAAACGGCCGGCCGAGGTTATCGACATCGACGCCGTGCCGGTAGAGGAGACGATGAACTGCCCGATGTGCGGCGGTAAGGTGAAGGACGATTTCAAGACCTGTCCTTACTGCGGGTATACCTTGAAACCGAAGTGCGAAAAATGCGGCCAGGAACTTAGAAGGGACTGGAAGACCTGCCCCTACTGCGAGACGCCGGCCGTACCCAAGTAA
- a CDS encoding hydrolase, with the protein MRKRYLELLASTGRPGRTDLASWLESTDFFTAPASTQYHGAHEGGLLEHSLAVFHNLELIYCQFPALIGVKQDTRILVALLHDICKADFYTVSTRNVKNEQTGQWEKVPYYAIEDTIPLGHGEKSVILAMRHMPLTGDEIMAIRWHMAGFDDAARQYAGGQALAAALKKYPLITALHMADLAATYFDGK; encoded by the coding sequence ATGCGAAAACGCTATCTTGAACTCCTGGCCTCTACCGGCCGGCCCGGCAGAACTGATCTCGCCAGCTGGTTAGAATCCACCGACTTCTTCACGGCCCCCGCCAGCACCCAATACCACGGCGCTCACGAGGGCGGATTACTGGAGCACAGCCTGGCGGTATTTCACAACCTGGAGTTGATTTACTGCCAGTTTCCGGCGCTGATCGGCGTTAAGCAAGACACCAGAATCCTAGTCGCCCTCCTCCACGATATCTGCAAGGCCGATTTCTACACCGTCAGCACCCGGAACGTTAAAAATGAACAAACCGGCCAATGGGAAAAGGTGCCGTATTACGCCATCGAGGATACAATTCCCCTCGGTCATGGTGAGAAGAGCGTCATATTGGCCATGCGACACATGCCGCTGACCGGCGACGAGATCATGGCTATTCGCTGGCACATGGCCGGCTTCGACGACGCGGCACGACAATACGCGGGTGGACAAGCCCTGGCCGCCGCTCTGAAAAAGTATCCGCTCATCACCGCCCTACATATGGCGGATCTGGCTGCAACCTATTTTGACGGGAAGTGA
- a CDS encoding ImmA/IrrE family metallo-endopeptidase — protein sequence MDTRFWDKSTLYRNVDRLMERLDASYIDRCYPVNSILLAQQYCNNPIIEELDLQDICGILFKGNRHTSICLNLNRDDAMRNFDCMHELIHYTFHDSDEFLCYGGTSKTIPQDPFLEWQANEGAAQALLPFQIFIPMYILLSRQAAQSYVELEDVIPQLARHFNVSRTVIQNRIGSLQYEISQYLNGTPIEAIAVLSKNKMDKAGISKNLSTKKTYCIKCQAPVKRFHRFCSACGTDLCINPDYKTLKGVGYVIYDGIEVDSSGKALMCPRCGNEEIHPEGEYCKICGSYLVNKCNGYEENERWHEGCGAVLDGNARFCPHCGKLSEFYDRDLLKNWKKVVEESQQVFPDEEIPF from the coding sequence ATGGATACAAGGTTCTGGGATAAAAGCACTTTATACAGAAATGTCGATCGGTTAATGGAGCGCCTTGACGCTAGCTATATCGATCGCTGTTATCCTGTGAACTCGATTCTCCTTGCGCAACAATACTGCAACAACCCGATAATCGAAGAATTAGACTTACAAGATATATGCGGCATCTTGTTTAAGGGGAACCGACACACCTCAATATGCCTTAATCTCAATCGTGACGATGCAATGCGGAACTTTGATTGCATGCACGAGTTGATTCATTATACCTTTCATGACTCCGACGAATTCTTATGCTATGGCGGCACCTCCAAAACCATCCCCCAGGATCCTTTCCTGGAGTGGCAGGCTAACGAGGGCGCTGCCCAGGCGCTACTACCTTTTCAAATATTTATACCGATGTACATACTGTTGTCAAGGCAAGCTGCCCAAAGCTACGTAGAACTGGAGGACGTAATTCCCCAGTTGGCTCGACATTTCAATGTTTCTCGAACCGTTATACAAAATCGAATCGGCAGCCTACAGTATGAAATCAGTCAATATCTAAATGGTACACCCATTGAGGCTATCGCAGTATTATCAAAAAACAAGATGGACAAGGCTGGCATATCGAAAAACCTTTCCACAAAAAAGACTTATTGCATAAAATGCCAGGCTCCGGTAAAAAGATTTCATCGGTTTTGCTCGGCTTGCGGTACCGATCTATGCATAAACCCTGATTATAAAACACTCAAAGGAGTTGGGTATGTGATTTACGACGGCATCGAAGTAGATTCATCCGGCAAGGCGCTTATGTGCCCTCGATGTGGGAACGAAGAGATTCATCCCGAAGGTGAATACTGTAAAATTTGCGGATCATACTTAGTAAACAAGTGTAACGGTTACGAAGAAAATGAAAGATGGCACGAGGGCTGCGGCGCCGTTTTGGATGGCAACGCTCGCTTTTGCCCGCACTGCGGAAAACTATCTGAGTTTTATGACCGCGACCTTCTAAAAAACTGGAAAAAAGTCGTTGAAGAAAGCCAACAGGTATTCCCCGACGAAGAAATCCCATTTTAG